From Solidesulfovibrio carbinoliphilus subsp. oakridgensis, the proteins below share one genomic window:
- a CDS encoding ERCC4 domain-containing protein yields the protein MKIVVDTREQAALDFSRYEAVVEPGTLEVGDYAPAGLGHLCAVERKSLPDLMASLTRERDRFERELRRARGLDAFAVVIEGSLGQVRQHEYRSQAKPHAILQSMCAFSVRYGVPWVWADDPAGAAYFTFHFMRHFIRGAEARYREIIKAHGETATG from the coding sequence ATGAAAATCGTGGTTGATACGCGAGAACAGGCCGCCCTCGACTTCTCCCGCTATGAGGCCGTGGTGGAGCCCGGGACGCTGGAGGTGGGCGACTACGCCCCGGCGGGCCTCGGCCACCTGTGCGCCGTGGAGCGTAAGAGCCTGCCCGACCTGATGGCCTCTTTGACCAGGGAGCGGGACCGGTTCGAGCGAGAGCTACGCCGGGCCAGGGGGCTGGACGCCTTCGCCGTGGTCATCGAGGGCAGCCTGGGGCAGGTGCGCCAGCACGAGTACCGCAGCCAGGCCAAACCCCATGCCATCTTGCAGAGCATGTGCGCCTTCTCCGTCCGCTACGGCGTGCCCTGGGTGTGGGCGGATGACCCGGCCGGGGCCGCCTACTTCACCTTCCACTTCATGCGCCACTTCATCCGCGGGGCCGAGGCCCGGTATCGGGAGATCATCAAAGCGCATGGCGAGACGGCGACCGGATGA